From Hyla sarda isolate aHylSar1 chromosome 5, aHylSar1.hap1, whole genome shotgun sequence, a single genomic window includes:
- the IRX4 gene encoding iroquois-class homeodomain protein IRX-4 yields the protein MSYPQFGYPYSSTPQFLMTTNSLSTCCESSGRTLSDTAAAASAQTPVYCPVYESRLLATARHELNSAAALGVYGNPYTGSQGYGNYVTYGTDASAFYSLNTFDSKDGTGSAHAGIAQTAAYYPYDHTLSQYQYDRYGTIDGGTRRKNATRETTSTLKAWLQEHRKNPYPTKGEKIMLAIITKMTLTQVSTWFANARRRLKKENKMTWPPRNKCSDEKRPYDEDEEDEEDDSKDMKNEKKIEETTGREDKDLDLSDLDDFDTIESESSECELKQPFHHQSQQEGHQMRTRDCASDHCKDVILKMPLAVSSVDQEMDRAKNCLKSVVDECDQDLMRVRQRGCDSKLCFQQQSQLLESKPRIWSLAHTATSLNQTEYPSCMLKHQGVSSPSSSSSSSSSSAVSTPVCVIDRRQDSPVTSLRNWVDGVFHDPLFRHSTLNQALTNTTVSWATTKGTILEAGSLGRSVGNHTNMTKGQDNNKEFITFPKAGSKMFCS from the exons ATGTCATATCCTCAGTTTGGCTATCCATACTCCTCCACACCTCAG TTCTTGATGACCACCAATTCATTGTCAACCTGCTGTGAATCAAGTGGAAGGACCCTGTCAGATACAGCTGCTGCAGCCTCTGCCCAGACCCCAGTCTATTGTCCTGTGTATGAGAGCAGGCTGCTGGCCACTGCTAGGCATGAGCTCAACTCTGCAGCTGCTTTAGGAGTTTATGGGAACCCCTACACAGGATCCCAGGGCTATGGAAACTATGTTACATATGGCACTGATGCTTCTGCCTTCTATTCCCTG AACACATTTGACTCAAAGGATGGTACCGGATCTGCGCATGCGGGTATTGCCCAGACTGCTGCTTACTATCCTTATGATCATACCCTGAGCCAGTACCAATATGACAG GTATGGGACTATAGATGGAGGTACACGCAGGAAGAATGCTACTCGTGAAACCACCAGCACCTTGAAGGCCTGGTTACAGGAGCACAGGAAGAACCCTTACCCCACCAAGGGGGAGAAGATCATGCTGGCCATCATCACCAAGATGACCCTCACCCAGGTCTCCACGTGGTTTGCCAATGCCAGGAGGAGGCTCAAGAAAGAGAACAAGATGACCTGGCCACCAAGAAACAAATGTTCTGATGAGAAAAGACCTTATGATGAAGACGAGGAAGATGAAGAAGACGATTCAAAGGACATGAAGAACGAGAAGAAAATAG AGGAAACTACCGGAAGAGAAGACAAAGACCTAGACCTCAGTGACCTTGACGACTTCGATACAATAGAGTCTGAAAGCTCTGAATGTGAGTTGAAACAACCTTTTCACCACCAGTCCCAACAAGAAGGACACCAAATGCGGACCAGAGATTGTGCCAGTGACCACTGCAAAGATGTTATTCTGAAGATGCCATTAGCAGTTTCTTCCGTAGACCAAGAGATGGACAGGGCTAAGAATTGTCTAAAAAGTGTGGTAGATGAATGTGACCAGGACTTGATGAGGGTAAGACAAAGAGGCTGTGACTCCAAACTGTGCTTTCAGCAGCAAAGTCAACTGCTTGAGTCCAAACCAAGAATATGGTCTCTGGCTCACACGGCCACTTCTTTAAATCAAACTGAATATCCATCCTGCATGTTAAAACACCAAGGGGTGTCCTCTCcatcttcatcctcctcctcctcttcgtcTTCAGCTGTATCCACCCCAGTTTGTGTTATTGACAGGCGGCAGGATTCCCCTGTAACGAGTCTCAGAAATTGGGTTGATGGAGTTTTTCACGACCCCTTGTTCAGACACAGTACTTTGAACCAGGCCCTCACCAACACCACCGTTTCTTGGGCCACCACCAAAGGAACCATTCTTGAAGCCGGTTCTTTAGGACGCTCTGTTGGGAACCATACTAACATGACTAAAGGACAGGACAATAATAAGGAATTTATTACATTTCCCAAGGCTGGGAGCAAAATGTTCTGCTCATAA